Proteins encoded in a region of the bacterium genome:
- a CDS encoding M20/M25/M40 family metallo-hydrolase — translation MTDGRISMDWQAAAREVLARLDTLEQELVELACGVVNVPSPPGYEKDVCEFIAGWLNERGIAAYVQEVEPTRGNVVGTLAGTGGGKSVTFNSHMDTTFVGTVAEDLPILGRPEAIAGPAAEVRDAVIYGLGIFNDKGPFVSACIAARAIQLSGVKLHGDVVLAGVAGEIGRGQVGPYKGPGTRGKGEGTRFLLHAGVWTDYAVVCEGGSVWAVSWALPGAAYFRISTHGIPQYAPMNDRSAPSVQENKNAIVKLAHLLIALEAWADRYEAENRFDTPCGQIEPRVTLGAIDGGLPYKPNWRPGIANVYVDVRIPPNRTPLHVKREVEQVVAATGLSSEVFMYLGRMGYVAQNAGPVAAAVTAAHTHVFSQPPSPPTWIELSMWNDSNVYAELGIPVVKYGPAWAGGDFLPERLAIADLMRAARVYALTSLQLCGVAKA, via the coding sequence GTGACAGATGGGAGGATCAGCATGGACTGGCAGGCCGCTGCTCGTGAGGTACTCGCCCGGCTGGATACTCTTGAACAGGAGTTAGTCGAACTGGCCTGTGGGGTCGTCAATGTCCCGAGCCCCCCCGGGTACGAAAAGGACGTGTGCGAGTTCATCGCCGGGTGGCTGAACGAACGCGGCATTGCCGCTTACGTCCAGGAGGTGGAGCCGACACGCGGCAATGTGGTCGGGACTCTGGCGGGCACCGGCGGAGGAAAGAGCGTCACGTTCAACAGCCACATGGACACCACGTTCGTTGGCACCGTGGCGGAGGACTTGCCCATCCTCGGCCGTCCCGAGGCGATCGCCGGACCGGCCGCGGAGGTCAGAGACGCCGTGATCTACGGGCTCGGCATCTTCAACGATAAAGGTCCCTTTGTTAGCGCCTGTATTGCCGCCCGGGCGATCCAGCTCAGCGGGGTCAAGCTACACGGCGACGTCGTGCTGGCCGGCGTGGCGGGGGAGATTGGTCGCGGTCAAGTCGGTCCGTACAAGGGACCAGGGACGCGCGGTAAGGGTGAGGGCACACGGTTCCTGCTGCATGCCGGCGTCTGGACTGATTACGCGGTGGTCTGCGAGGGCGGTTCTGTTTGGGCGGTTTCCTGGGCACTACCCGGAGCCGCCTACTTCCGAATTAGCACGCACGGGATCCCGCAGTATGCACCGATGAACGACCGATCCGCCCCCTCGGTGCAAGAAAATAAGAACGCTATCGTCAAGTTGGCCCATCTCTTAATCGCGCTCGAGGCCTGGGCGGATCGCTACGAGGCGGAGAATCGCTTTGACACCCCCTGCGGGCAGATCGAACCTCGGGTCACCCTTGGCGCGATCGACGGCGGACTCCCGTACAAACCCAACTGGCGTCCGGGCATTGCCAACGTCTACGTCGATGTTCGCATCCCCCCGAACCGGACGCCCCTCCATGTAAAAAGAGAGGTCGAGCAGGTGGTCGCGGCCACAGGTCTCAGCAGCGAGGTCTTCATGTACCTCGGGCGCATGGGCTACGTCGCGCAAAATGCCGGTCCGGTGGCGGCGGCCGTCACCGCCGCGCACACGCATGTCTTTAGCCAGCCTCCCAGCCCTCCGACATGGATCGAGCTCAGCATGTGGAATGATTCCAACGTCTACGCGGAACTGGGAATCCCGGTGGTGAAGTACGGCCCCGCATGGGCCGGTGGCGATTTTCTCCCGGAGCGGCTGGCGATTGCCGATCTGATGCGAGCGGCCCGGGTCTACGCTCTGACGTCCCTCCAGCTGTGCGGCGTGGCAAAAGCGTGA